Genomic DNA from Euwallacea similis isolate ESF13 chromosome 11, ESF131.1, whole genome shotgun sequence:
gtgaaattttttttcatttagccATCtcttttaaggaaaaattaaaataaagaagcgcacccttttaaatttgaagaatctCACTTTTAAAGGTCTTCCTACCCTCATTTTGAAGTCTGTAGCTCTATTTGCGATAAATTTCCCACAGATTGTAATAAATTGTTATCAACAGGAATAATGATAGTGAGGTCAAACTTGGAGGTTATAATCAGGATGCAActatctttaaaatgaggtatcacttgCTAcctttttccattaaaaatttgggggTAACTGTCACCTCTGCCCAGAGATTGAAGTTGAAACgttgaaaatacaataaaaaattgtccttCTCGAATCAAAAATTGACGGGTCCAAGTATTTTACAcatcttcattttaaatactgaaattcGAGGTGCAAAGTTTTCGTTGGGCCACTCTGTATTACATATGATAGTACTAGACACAACGTTTACTTCAATTGAGGTTTCCTAAGAATGACAACTTTGAAAGGCTTATTTTAGCTTACACATACCTCAATCCCCAAGTCTTTGACAATTTTCTGGTTAATTGAACCAGCAATCCactatttttattcttaaactGAAGCAAACCGTACTTGAAAccgaaaatttcatatattcTTAACGGAATCGCCGAAAATTTCAAACCACGACTGCCATgctatcaaaaaaaaaatcacaaacgaCGACTAACGTCAGTTGTTTGACATTTAAACACCAagccattaaaaaaaggtcGCGCAATGATGCGTCAACACACGTAGGCATGTTTCGTTATAACATTCAGTTATTATTAATGGGCGATATCGTGGGTGTccaattaatagaaaaaaatatatatatagtgCCGATACACTTGTTCTCAAGTGGAATAatggtttattaaaataaaaagtatgcTGGTTAATAATAGCTCCCCCAGACGAACTATTTTGGTAAACGATGGCGTCACGTATTCTTGGATTTATTTCTCCAGATTTAGTCGTGCCCTTGAATTCCTAATTCACACTCAAATATTTCTAACTAAAATTACGCAAGAGACCTACCTCATTCGATACGTGATTTCTCACAGCGTGTTCGTATTCCTCCTCGTGTTGATGGCCGTGATCGCGCTCCACCCTCCCCAAATCATTTAGAATGCTGATCACCCTTTTAACACGCATTTTACCACTTTTTAAAGGCCGAAAAGAAAATCACTATGGGAGCGTGTTCCGCACTCGCCTGATCTCGATTTATTGATGGGTGTCTACTACGCAATTGGTAATTGGTCGTCTAATTGAGCGCTATTAAACCGTTAACGAGAAGGATACGTTTGAGAAGTGGTGTCTTAATTACGCTTTGCTTGGGTTTAATGTGAGAGAAACAATGAAGTTGAGAGGACTGACTTATATGTAATAAGTAACATTTTAACGTTCACACACTATTTCTGCTATCTTCAGAAATTTGATCGCTTCTAGTTCTTATTGACGTAAGACATATAACTTTGAGATAACACCCTTCAGGCCCTTATCGCTCGCCTCTTGCGTCTAATAGATCTTTCAATGGGGACGCTCAAAATTTGTTAAGATATAGCGGCCATGTTGTTACAGCaacatttgtcaaatttgtcGTAAATTGTTCAGTAGTGTATGGCAAATCACCATGGACGGTTGTAACGTTCAGCAATcgtaaaatcataaaattttacttttaaaagcAGCACCCCATTCGACAAACTTTACGTACATTACGGGATTTTCACCCTCAGCACAATCGCCAAATAGACTATTCGACATTTTGTGGCCAAATTCGAGTCAATCGGCTCGATAAATAATTGGCTTACATCGGTACGTCACCGAAACGCAAAATCTGCTAAAAGTCCAAAGGAAAACTCGAGACAGTCAATTTTTCGTCGTTCACAAGAAGTTGATCTTTTTACGACCTTAATCTGGCAGATATTGAGTCAAAACTTGAATCGCATAAAATCCAACTGACTCCAACTTAAGGTAAATGACCATCAACAACGCCGAGTTTTCACCGATTGAGCCCTGAAGCAATTAGAAGTTGACCaaaatttccccaaaaaatcATCTTTAACGACGAGCtccatttttaaatgaatggATTTGTGAATAAACAGAACTGTCAGATTTGGAATGATATCAATCCACACGAGATACGCCAGCACCAAATGCATCTTGAGAAGGTCAATTTTTGGTGTGTGGATTTTGGTCTGGCAAAATTATCGGTTCGTACTCCTTCCAAAACGATACTGGCGTTGTTATAACTGTGAATGGCGAGAGCTACAAATCGACGATTAGAAATTTCTTGTGGCCTAAATTGGATGATATGGACAATGACGACATATTCCAACAGGACGGCACTACGTGCCACACAGCGCGGGCCGCGATGGACATTCTGCACAAACGTTTTAACGCCATTAGACTTCTTCTTTTGGGGCTATCTTAAATTGCAGATCTATACAAATAAATCGCAAGCAACTTATGCCCTCAAAGTCAACATCACAAACGCCAGATTTGTGTGATAAAGTAATCGAAAATTGAACCTCCTGAAAACATGTCACCAAGCAAAGCCGTAGCGGACAGTTCAATGATGTTATATTCCAAACTTAATGttataaaatgttcttttaaataaaaaaatactgattGGATATATCACACAcaacttgtttttatttacatttaaaaatcgaccGTCCTTATTAAAAGACCTTTTATATGTCCACCTTTGGTGGATTAATGTTAAGGTAGTGATCCATcactttaacattaatttaatgttaaatccTGTCTATTTATGATACCACTAATTAGGAAAGCACCTCTTAATACCGGCTCTTTTTAATTGTATCTTGgctcaaaatttgttttgatctATTAGAACACTAATGGCGTAATTACATGCTTATCAATATAAGTATTATCTCAATTTATTACCCACTAAAATTGCTAAATTATGCTGAAACCTTGTTTTTAGATAACATACAATAATCATAAGTAATTAAAACCTCTCACACGTATTGGGTTAACGGATTAAACTCAAATTTAAGATACATCTTTAATCACCTgtataaaatgataaaagatAATTTGTTTCCATATGCAACATTAACACATTCAGCGTCTACAGCAGACATTGAAGCCTGTTTAACATTTAATTCATAAGGCTACTAATATTTTGCTGTATCAGGGACCCAATTGTAAGCGTAAAACTCGTAGTATCTGTCGTGGCTTAGTCAACGACTTACATCGCCCTGTACCTGGGTTGGGCAAAAATTAACGAGCTCTATTTTTATGGTGGCTGCTAAATCCCCGTAATTTACAAACTTTAGTTCTCTTACCTACATCATAGAGCCAGACCAGATATTTCAGCAAAAAAGTCAAAGAAGTTTCAACTGTGTAGATTTCAAGATCATAAACTCGCGTCTGCCATTGAAAATTCAACTCATCATTTACGCCTGTAAAATGTgactattttgaaattttaccatATTATACAGCAAACATCAGTGCTTGTAAGCCATTTGTTAGACGGTCTCTTGGTAGAACTCTCAATATATGTAGTGTCTGCTGCCAAATGAGTTAATAATGGGTTATCAACCTTAACTTGCTTATTTAGTACCTTAACTAATTTCCATGGATACGTTAGAGTTGAAATAGAATGTGAATAAAATTCTTCGTTTCCATAAAAACTAGCTTAATGTTAAAGTCAATTCGAAATGCTTGAGCTAGtatatctactaatttaaatctactgaaaaaacaataagaatTGCTAAGTAAAGGTAACCAATACAGCGTCAAACAGgagaaaacatatttatggACAACATGGCGAACGCACAGTTTACCTgcctaatttttcttttatggcAATGAACCAACAATAAATTTAGCAATGACTGTTGCAAATTCCCATTGAAATTCGTATATCttgcgtttaaaattttttttactgtggCAGTTACATTAAAAGCTAAAGTGCCTTGACCTACGTACAAGTAAACTTAGCGATTAAACTTCTTGCATCATTAGAATCCGTACTTGCATAACTTCTAATGACTATGACAGTAATACACATCATCAATCgatgtattaataaaataataattttgaccACACATTCATATAGTCATGTTTTACGCACATCTATTCATTTCttgtaatttattaagtaGGAGAAATAGGGGAAATAAGGATAACATCAGAGaagacaaaaatttcaatgaacaTTGATTTATATAGAAGTTTCACTTACGTTGGGCTCGGTTTTGCCTGCCATTGTCTTAATGCACTAACAATTATCACAGAACAATCCGCGACAGACGAAAATTGCGTTTATGTAAGCAATCACAACTGAACTAATGTCCGCGCGGCACAAAAATCACTCTCAGCCGCttatatttatagttttcgGGTCAAGATTTCACCTTTAGCCTGTAGAATCGTGGACTTATCACCAAAAATACTATTAGCATGTCACAATAACTGGGAGatttatgtgaaaataattCCAGAAATGATTGGTTTTCAATTGTGTTTGTAAAATCATATCCATCTTGGTTATTaactgataaaaataaatccataaaGCTGTATGCTCAGTTGTATTAGCGACTAAAACAATACCTTTATCACTATCTGAGGGAGTGCAATTTAGAGGTTTAACTCTTAGCACcttgaaaaaatcataatagtATTTGTTTTGCCTAGTCAGACATATAAACTTTCTTTCCAGGAATagattacaatttttaaacccTGGAGAGATCAAGGCAACCAGttatacaataaatataaactttttcaaaatagagGAGGGGAAAACTTACCAGTGGGTAGTAGGTTTTTAGTTAGTACTCTTCTCAAGAAGATACCCTTGAGATTTCAAATGGCTCTGAACAACTtaacaaggaaaaaatatcatttaatttCAACATACATTCTTCATAAAACGCTAAATTGAGTACAAAACTTACAGTTAAAAATGCACAGGTAGGTTaagtgttaattaaattactgcAGGAAAAGAATGCTAAAGGCCATCCCAAAACAGGCCAGTCCTATCCATGGAGACTTTCTTTCGCCTATTCTGGCGCATTTCCAACAGGTTTTTAGTACGCTGAAAGACAAGTTACAAGTAAGAAACACTAAATCAAGTCACATAACCAATTTGAACTAATGTAATAGGTGAGTTTGGGGACATTTAAAGACTTACCCTGTGCGGCTTTTGTCCAAAATCTTGgggaaaaaagattttaaataggcaCAAGTGCAAATAAACAGCAGGACCACAGTCAGCAAACTTTGGAGATTGAAAACTGCCGTCTATAGATTGAAATACACACATTAATTTAGGGATTAtaagattaaaatttctttaataccAACCATTACTTAACGATCTTGTGTTTCAATACTTTAATGCATTTATTGAATGGTTTTAAGTAATTATAGATGGaattttttagagaaataataagaaaaacaaaggTGACGTTAACAATCCGAGAATTTGAGGTTAGAAGTCAGAAATCTATCTCGTAGAAATGTTTGACATTAATAGTTCCGGATAGAACTCTGGAGCAGCAGTCTATCTCACTTTGACTTGTAACTAGCTGAAATAAAAGGCAACTCCATGATTTCACTtcttttctacattttttacatcaatatgatttaattttaaattatttttgtaggTTATTGCCTAAaagacaataattaattttcttaaaattgaataataactATTTATTATACGTTAAAGAAAGTATTAATacaatattgataattttagttAATACATAATGTTCCTAAcgagaattttattaaaaaaagttaaagctAAGTAAGAGTAAACAACCAAGTAAGAGACATAATCCCATTTTCATCATTTACAGGGACATAATGGTACAAATGGAAAGCCTGGTAAGCGGCCACACTTTCAATATCATCAGACCAAGGCTGGCAGAGAAGTTGGAACTCATTCGATTCGATCCCTACAGTAAGtatatccaaaaaaatataaacttatctatttatatttacaattgTCCTGTACAGAGCAGCATTCATTGTttacaaatatgtaaaaagtttattagCTATGTGAATTTTAGCCAAAAACATAGGTGAACCAAAACCAAACttattgttttcattaaatattaaatgcaaTAATTAACTCCATTTCATGAAAACCAAATGTTTGTAGTCTTTAATTTTCAGTACAGAAAGAGAGCGTTTAcaaggaaaaaaagaagattCGCAGCATGTAAATTAGCATAAATATTAGTTAGTCaggtttgtaaataaattctcagtaataacataatttagtaatttttattacatccACAAGACCAGCATATGCATCTGTCCTTTCagaggaattatttaaaaaactcaagtaaacaaaattttgatcTTATTTTAGGGTTGATCATCCACTATGGCTGGTCCAACTACCCTTTGAGATGTCACTATTATTATCATCATTTTCTATGTATCATAGGACTTTCCTATGATACTCGGGCGTAACATTGCAATAGTCTTGAAGACTGAACAACTGAGCCGtgtttttaatcaaatatttaaggAAATCCTGGATATTCTGCAGCAGGATTTGCACACTGCGTTCGTCCAATGGAGTGTAGGCTAGCATTGATCCTAacctgtataataattattaataaaataaggaattacttataaattgtttcaaataattacCGCACAAAGAGCCTCAACAGGTGGATGGCGCCGTAGATTTCTGACATTGTTTTACCACTATGTTCCTGCAATATTTCTGCGTACTGGGGACGTTCGAATTTGTACAGCAATTGTGTGCCCAAAGTGACGTTAAAATACTCTTTAATACCtgtttcaatttgtttttatttacttttcag
This window encodes:
- the ksh gene encoding protein kish-A, which translates into the protein MTAVFNLQSLLTVVLLFICTCAYLKSFFPKILDKSRTGVLKTCWKCARIGERKSPWIGLACFGMAFSILFLQ
- the mRpL33 gene encoding large ribosomal subunit protein bL33m — protein: MFLTRILLKKVKAKDIMVQMESLVSGHTFNIIRPRLAEKLELIRFDPYIQKESVYKEKKKIRSM